In Thermococcus stetteri, one genomic interval encodes:
- the glyA gene encoding serine hydroxymethyltransferase has translation MAEGYREYHDKVLGFIEDHENWRKHTINLIASENVTSPSVTRAVASGFMHKYAEGWPRQRYYQGCKYVDEVELIGVELFTKLFGSDFADLRPISGTNANQAVFFGLTQPGDKAIVLHTSHGGHISHMPFGAAGMRGLEVHTWPFDNEEFNIDVDKAEKLIRELEPKIVVFGGSLFPFPHPVKELAPVAKEVGAYVMYDAAHVLGLIAGGKFQDPLREGADIMTASTHKTFPGPQGGVILYKKFGETEEIAKLQWAIFPGVLSNHHLHHMAGKVITAAEMLEYGEKYAAQIVKNAKALAEALAEEGFKVIGEDKGYTESHQVIVDVSDLHPAAGGWAAPLLEEAGIILNKNLLPWDPLEKVNEPSGLRIGVQEMTRVGMMEDEMKEIARFIRRVLIDKEDPKKVRRDVYGFRAEYQKVYYSFDHGLPLRLGE, from the coding sequence ATGGCTGAAGGATATAGAGAGTACCACGACAAGGTTCTGGGTTTTATTGAGGATCACGAGAACTGGAGGAAGCACACGATAAACCTCATCGCCAGCGAAAACGTGACTTCTCCGAGCGTTACGAGGGCCGTTGCCTCCGGTTTTATGCACAAGTACGCCGAGGGCTGGCCGAGGCAGAGATACTACCAGGGTTGTAAGTACGTTGATGAGGTCGAGCTCATCGGTGTCGAGCTCTTCACCAAGCTCTTCGGAAGCGATTTCGCCGACCTGAGACCGATTTCCGGAACCAACGCTAACCAGGCGGTCTTCTTCGGCCTCACCCAGCCGGGCGACAAGGCGATAGTTCTTCACACCAGCCACGGCGGGCACATAAGCCACATGCCCTTCGGTGCCGCCGGAATGCGTGGCCTTGAGGTCCACACCTGGCCCTTCGACAACGAGGAGTTCAACATCGACGTGGACAAGGCTGAGAAGCTCATACGCGAGCTCGAGCCCAAGATAGTCGTCTTCGGTGGCTCGCTCTTCCCGTTCCCGCACCCGGTCAAGGAGCTCGCCCCGGTCGCCAAGGAAGTCGGTGCCTACGTCATGTACGATGCCGCTCACGTCCTCGGCCTCATCGCCGGAGGGAAGTTCCAAGACCCGCTCCGCGAGGGTGCTGACATAATGACTGCCTCCACTCACAAAACCTTCCCAGGACCGCAGGGCGGTGTCATCCTCTACAAGAAGTTCGGCGAGACAGAGGAGATAGCCAAGCTCCAGTGGGCCATCTTCCCGGGTGTTTTGAGCAACCACCACCTCCACCACATGGCCGGTAAAGTCATCACCGCCGCCGAGATGCTCGAGTACGGTGAGAAGTACGCGGCTCAGATCGTTAAGAACGCAAAGGCCCTCGCCGAGGCCCTAGCTGAGGAGGGCTTCAAGGTCATCGGAGAGGACAAGGGCTACACCGAGAGCCACCAGGTCATCGTTGACGTTTCAGACCTCCACCCGGCCGCTGGAGGATGGGCGGCTCCGCTACTTGAGGAAGCAGGTATAATCCTCAACAAGAACCTCCTCCCGTGGGACCCGCTCGAGAAGGTCAACGAGCCGAGCGGCCTCAGGATAGGCGTCCAGGAGATGACGAGAGTCGGCATGATGGAGGATGAAATGAAGGAGATCGCAAGGTTCATCAGGCGCGTCCTCATCGACAAGGAAGACCCGAAGAAGGTCAGGAGAGACGTCTACGGCTTCCGCGCCGAGTACCAGAAGGTCTACTACTCCTTCGATCACGGCCTCCCGCTCAGGCTCGGGGAGTGA
- a CDS encoding sulfite exporter TauE/SafE family protein, with product MDLIVYLVLGFSIGFAAGLFGVGGGFLLVPSLVILGLPIYTAIGTSLACISVSALASAYTHIRSGRVLYRVVLLKELFSVPSAMLGAYLSAYFPERLLKIVFGALLLYLSVSMFRSKKVEHDIENARIQYKNVPLVGVIAGLVSGLLGVSGGILNVPLFHTLVGIPIKYAVGTSSLSLLFTALAGTFEHWRLGHLRLEVVLLLAPGLIIGGRLGAKSVSKIDSRSLKVAFSALLVLVAIKMLL from the coding sequence GTGGATCTGATAGTGTACTTGGTTTTGGGTTTTTCAATAGGCTTCGCTGCCGGGCTGTTCGGTGTTGGTGGAGGCTTCCTCCTGGTGCCGTCCCTTGTAATCCTCGGTCTCCCAATATACACTGCCATAGGCACAAGCCTGGCCTGTATCTCCGTAAGTGCCCTGGCGTCGGCCTACACTCACATCAGAAGCGGGAGAGTCCTTTACCGGGTTGTTCTTCTCAAGGAGCTGTTTTCTGTACCGTCCGCTATGCTGGGCGCCTATTTGTCCGCTTACTTCCCTGAGAGGCTATTGAAAATTGTTTTTGGGGCACTCCTCCTGTACCTCTCAGTTTCGATGTTCCGGTCGAAGAAAGTGGAGCATGATATTGAGAACGCCAGAATCCAATATAAAAACGTCCCCTTGGTGGGAGTGATAGCCGGCCTGGTTTCTGGTTTGCTGGGAGTTAGCGGGGGAATCCTCAACGTACCGCTCTTCCATACCCTTGTCGGGATTCCAATCAAATACGCCGTTGGCACTTCAAGCCTCTCCCTCCTGTTCACGGCCCTGGCGGGAACCTTTGAACACTGGCGCCTAGGTCACCTGCGCCTTGAGGTTGTCCTTCTCCTTGCTCCGGGGCTTATCATTGGGGGCAGACTGGGCGCAAAGAGTGTTTCAAAGATAGACTCCCGCTCATTAAAGGTGGCTTTCTCTGCCCTCCTCGTCCTCGTGGCAATTAAAATGCTCCTCTAG
- a CDS encoding immunoglobulin-like domain-containing protein produces the protein MRLIPLAFIVVFLLFFGVFYMELSKNSERVENDTSPTVGMAVIDLERETYKVGDNLTLVITNTGSETIIVSALYRLYRLENGSWKEIETGFTFTMIGWAIPPGGNWTQTVPLAIRVPDGAFGKLEPLSPGRYRITKTVLIERGKSRSRSDEITLSAEFEIVRR, from the coding sequence ATGAGGTTGATCCCTCTGGCATTCATTGTGGTTTTCCTCCTCTTTTTCGGCGTTTTCTACATGGAACTGAGCAAGAACAGTGAGAGGGTCGAGAACGATACATCCCCCACGGTCGGGATGGCCGTTATAGATCTCGAAAGAGAGACGTATAAGGTTGGAGACAACCTCACCTTGGTTATAACCAACACGGGGAGCGAGACAATAATAGTCAGTGCTCTCTACAGGCTCTACCGACTGGAAAACGGGAGCTGGAAAGAGATAGAGACGGGTTTCACATTCACGATGATAGGATGGGCGATACCGCCGGGTGGCAACTGGACGCAGACCGTGCCTCTAGCTATACGCGTCCCTGACGGGGCCTTTGGAAAGCTCGAACCACTTTCTCCAGGCAGATACAGAATAACGAAGACAGTACTAATCGAGAGAGGCAAATCGAGGAGCAGAAGTGACGAAATAACCCTATCGGCTGAATTTGAGATTGTCAGACGATAA
- the metG gene encoding methionine--tRNA ligase, whose protein sequence is MVRYMVTSALPYANGPIHAGHLAGAYLPADIFVRYLRLKGEEVLFICGTDEHGTPITFRALKEGRSPREIVDEFHEHIKTTFERAKISFDFFGRTELPVHYRISQDFFLKALENGHLVKKVTKQAYCEHDKMFLPDRYVIGTCPYCGAENQRGDQCEVCGRPLTPEILINPRCNICGNPITFKDSAHYYIRMKDFEERLKRWVENQEHWKPNVKNMVLGWINEGLEDRAITRDLDWGIPVPLDDEDMKGKVLYVWFEAPIGYISITVEHLKREGKENEWKKFWLNLDGQTRVIHFIGKDNIPFHAIFWPAFLMAYGKYRDEEVEAEWNLPYDIPANEYLNLEGKKFSTSRNWAIWVHEFLDVWPADYLRYYLTAIMPETRDSDFSFEDFKKKINEELVNNLGNFVHRAMTFVNRYFDGVVPERGELNDLDRQAFKEIERAFEETGELIAHYRFKDALKRVMELAIFGNRYFDHQRPWKTAKADRERTATTVNVSLQIVKALGILLEPFLPDASEKIWHLLNLEEVKRWGFEELPAGHRVRKAFPMFKKVTDEEIIYFIVNYIGRGNPDSAKILLNKYYKQEDVVKVILERFGEKGNDEALALLKSIYGDEFKGEKPENAGKAEKKEKVKGGKKMDYVSFDEFAKLDLRVGKIIEVKDHPNADRLYVVKVDLGDEVRQLVAGLKKYYKPEELLNHYVVIIANLEPKKLRGVESQGMLLAADDGERVALLMPDKEVKLGARIR, encoded by the coding sequence ATGGTTCGCTACATGGTCACATCGGCTTTACCTTACGCTAACGGGCCGATTCACGCAGGACATCTGGCAGGGGCTTATCTTCCAGCGGACATCTTCGTGCGCTATCTCCGCCTGAAGGGCGAAGAAGTTCTCTTCATCTGCGGAACGGACGAGCATGGCACCCCAATAACCTTCCGCGCTCTCAAGGAAGGAAGAAGCCCGAGAGAGATAGTAGACGAGTTCCACGAGCACATAAAGACGACCTTCGAGAGGGCCAAGATAAGCTTCGACTTCTTCGGCAGGACGGAGCTTCCAGTCCACTACAGGATAAGCCAGGACTTCTTCCTCAAGGCCCTTGAGAACGGCCACCTCGTGAAGAAGGTTACTAAACAGGCCTACTGTGAGCACGACAAGATGTTTCTCCCGGATAGGTACGTCATCGGAACCTGTCCCTACTGCGGTGCCGAAAACCAGCGCGGTGACCAGTGTGAGGTCTGCGGGAGGCCGCTGACTCCCGAAATCCTGATCAACCCGCGGTGCAACATCTGCGGTAACCCCATCACCTTCAAGGACTCGGCCCACTACTACATCAGGATGAAAGACTTTGAGGAGAGGCTTAAGAGGTGGGTGGAGAACCAGGAGCACTGGAAGCCCAACGTTAAGAACATGGTTCTCGGCTGGATAAACGAGGGGCTGGAAGACAGGGCCATAACGCGCGACCTCGACTGGGGCATTCCCGTTCCCCTCGACGACGAAGACATGAAGGGCAAGGTTCTCTACGTCTGGTTCGAGGCTCCCATTGGCTACATCAGCATAACCGTCGAGCACCTGAAGAGAGAGGGTAAGGAGAACGAGTGGAAGAAGTTCTGGCTCAACCTCGATGGGCAGACGAGGGTCATCCACTTCATCGGCAAGGACAACATACCCTTCCACGCTATCTTCTGGCCGGCCTTCCTGATGGCCTACGGAAAGTACCGGGACGAAGAAGTGGAAGCCGAGTGGAACCTGCCCTACGACATTCCAGCCAACGAGTACCTCAACCTCGAGGGCAAGAAGTTCTCAACGAGCAGGAACTGGGCGATATGGGTGCACGAGTTCCTCGACGTCTGGCCGGCCGACTACCTCAGGTACTACCTCACCGCCATAATGCCCGAGACGAGGGACAGCGACTTCTCCTTCGAGGACTTCAAGAAGAAGATCAACGAGGAGCTTGTGAACAACCTCGGGAACTTCGTCCACAGGGCAATGACCTTCGTGAACCGTTATTTTGATGGAGTCGTTCCGGAGAGGGGAGAGCTGAACGACCTCGACAGGCAGGCCTTCAAGGAGATAGAGAGGGCCTTCGAAGAAACCGGAGAGCTCATAGCCCACTACCGCTTCAAGGATGCCCTCAAGAGGGTCATGGAGCTGGCCATATTTGGAAACCGCTACTTCGACCACCAGAGGCCGTGGAAGACGGCCAAGGCCGACCGCGAGAGGACGGCAACCACCGTTAACGTCTCGCTCCAGATCGTCAAGGCCCTCGGAATACTCCTCGAGCCGTTCCTGCCCGATGCAAGCGAGAAGATATGGCACCTCCTCAACCTCGAGGAAGTCAAGAGGTGGGGCTTTGAAGAGCTCCCGGCGGGGCACAGGGTGAGGAAGGCCTTCCCGATGTTCAAGAAGGTAACCGACGAGGAGATAATATACTTCATCGTGAACTACATCGGCAGGGGCAACCCAGACAGTGCGAAGATTCTCCTAAACAAGTACTACAAGCAAGAAGACGTCGTTAAGGTTATCCTTGAGCGCTTCGGAGAGAAGGGGAATGACGAAGCTCTAGCGCTCCTCAAGTCAATCTACGGTGATGAGTTCAAGGGTGAAAAGCCCGAGAATGCCGGTAAGGCTGAGAAAAAGGAGAAAGTAAAGGGGGGTAAGAAGATGGATTATGTCAGCTTTGACGAGTTCGCCAAGCTGGACTTGAGGGTTGGGAAGATAATCGAGGTCAAGGACCACCCGAACGCGGACAGGCTCTACGTGGTCAAGGTTGACCTCGGAGACGAGGTCAGACAGCTCGTCGCTGGGCTTAAGAAGTACTACAAGCCCGAGGAGCTTCTCAACCACTACGTCGTCATCATAGCCAACCTCGAGCCCAAGAAGCTGAGGGGAGTTGAGAGCCAGGGAATGCTTTTGGCGGCTGACGACGGTGAGCGGGTTGCGCTACTCATGCCTGACAAGGAAGTCAAGCTCGGGGCAAGGATAAGGTGA
- a CDS encoding helix-turn-helix transcriptional regulator: MTVDPTGYVRVDELVALDNYSVVNVIPLLSNKVEALVVLDENGEPLFYNINGSSLEVIGNATIANITYYTASLTSKSGEVWTVSFSSDVPVKIVLPDGAIIVDLSEIPTEITDEYLIMPPGNISVSYILPPPTETETSSPTSTTSTSTQTTTSTTTSQTATHSSSSSGAITSTSESTTTSGGGTSGLTLIVALIVLVVIGVGALWYFKSRKNSNESKENVDNITQRISREELEEKLDSMNLNDDEKRALLYIYDRGGVARQSDVRNELGIPKTTAWRMFQRLEKQGLVRVYKKGRENWVELRL, translated from the coding sequence GTGACTGTTGATCCGACCGGATACGTTAGAGTTGATGAACTCGTTGCCCTCGATAACTATTCTGTTGTCAACGTCATCCCGCTACTCTCCAATAAAGTCGAGGCCCTGGTGGTTCTAGATGAAAACGGCGAGCCGCTTTTCTACAACATCAACGGATCCTCCCTCGAAGTGATTGGTAATGCAACGATCGCCAACATAACCTATTACACCGCATCCCTCACATCAAAATCAGGGGAGGTTTGGACGGTCTCCTTCAGTTCGGACGTTCCAGTTAAAATAGTACTTCCAGATGGGGCAATTATAGTTGATCTTAGCGAGATCCCGACTGAAATAACGGATGAATACCTGATTATGCCCCCTGGAAACATAAGCGTCTCCTACATCTTACCTCCACCAACCGAGACGGAGACCTCAAGCCCTACTTCCACAACGTCCACTTCCACCCAAACAACGACTTCAACCACAACCTCTCAGACTGCAACTCACAGCTCATCGAGTAGCGGTGCTATCACTAGCACCAGCGAATCCACCACGACTTCCGGTGGTGGTACCTCTGGCCTTACGTTGATCGTGGCCCTCATCGTGCTGGTAGTGATTGGCGTGGGAGCACTATGGTATTTCAAGAGTAGAAAAAACAGCAACGAAAGCAAGGAGAATGTCGACAACATAACTCAAAGGATAAGCAGAGAGGAGCTTGAGGAAAAGCTTGACTCAATGAACCTCAACGATGACGAGAAGAGGGCGTTGCTCTACATCTACGACCGCGGCGGCGTGGCCAGGCAGTCAGACGTCAGGAACGAGCTTGGGATACCAAAAACGACTGCGTGGAGGATGTTCCAGAGGCTCGAGAAACAGGGACTCGTAAGGGTGTACAAAAAGGGAAGGGAAAACTGGGTCGAGCTGAGGCTCTAA
- a CDS encoding immunoglobulin-like domain-containing protein — protein sequence MRRTVVIGIVVVVLIVVGYGAFSWSGKEASGSPQGNHPNWIKMVLDKSVYDPSDTMIIRIVNNGNANVTTSYHFKLYREENGEWKEVPVNLMFMEVAVPIEPGKSWEQKVNLADLNLSPGHYKIVKKVILTSPETKNTLGYEVSAEFDVKG from the coding sequence ATGAGAAGGACAGTGGTAATCGGGATCGTGGTCGTTGTTTTGATTGTAGTTGGCTACGGAGCTTTCAGCTGGAGTGGAAAGGAGGCCAGCGGCTCGCCACAGGGCAACCATCCGAACTGGATAAAGATGGTTCTGGACAAGTCCGTTTATGACCCTTCGGACACTATGATCATCAGGATTGTCAACAATGGAAACGCAAACGTAACAACCAGCTACCATTTCAAGCTCTACCGAGAAGAAAACGGTGAGTGGAAGGAAGTTCCCGTCAACCTCATGTTCATGGAGGTTGCTGTTCCAATAGAACCCGGAAAGAGCTGGGAGCAGAAGGTCAATCTCGCAGATTTGAACCTTTCCCCGGGACACTACAAGATCGTCAAGAAAGTCATTCTAACTTCTCCTGAGACTAAAAACACCCTCGGCTACGAAGTCAGTGCGGAGTTCGACGTTAAGGGATGA